A section of the Diabrotica virgifera virgifera chromosome 8, PGI_DIABVI_V3a genome encodes:
- the LOC126890316 gene encoding arginine and glutamate-rich protein 1-B-like, with protein MSTNKHNSEQTGVSEDDHRRDTDNGTDMENENRKKQSPDDLKWEEGMNSFERELINSHKKKQKMNRSTAPKQSTLVGDEMLESSENDDDEIGEERSQEEVEKIEKGWQNIQERVLASFLLDDETMNKKKRKGDSLERINDLKRERLEESIKFPNETKQQKINRKLKELNIKLIEIFTNLSEKKGEKVEMDTELKKLLGVIKSTNNKKEDDSIAEKTQQEVKCDHCKLKVEQERQREEQEKIKRALNMGGGKKTFMSICNSKWEEKAYIKTNWEQGGLRETVEKKTCLIVTKKDAKDKGVENIIKDVGEDLAETLEEVNEGEIKFLENFRRKENKKTIWYTFVAGIEKESGGDIYDLAEKAITKIKKEMDETPKVVRVVVGNDLNKEIIRKALEYVGRRESISWEMIVRGKELEVEKKSEQEEALLIKMGGKNITKFLAK; from the coding sequence ATGAGTACCAATAAACACAATTCTGAACAGACGGGGGTGAGTGAAGACGACCATCGGCGAGACACGGACAATGGAACGGATATGGAAAATGAGAATAGGAAAAAACAGTCGCCTGACGACTTGAAATGGGAAGAAGGAATGAACAGTTTTGAGAGGGAGCTCATAAACTCACATAAAAAGAAACAGAAGATGAACAGGTCGACTGCCCCAAAACAGTCGACACTAGTAGGGGATGAAATGCTGGAAAGCAGTGAAAATGATGACGATGAGATAGGGGAGGAAAGATCACAAGAGGAAgtggaaaaaatagaaaaaggatGGCAAAATATTCAGGAGAGGGTGTTAGCCTCTTTCTTGCTTGATGATGAAACCATGAATAAGAAGAAAAGGAAAGGGGACAGTCTAGAGAGAATAAATGATCTGAAGAGGGAGAGACTGGAAGAGAGTATTAAGTTTCCTAACGaaaccaaacaacaaaaaataaacaggaAACTCAAAGagttaaatataaaactaatagaGATATTTACTAACCTAAGCGAAAAAAAGGGGGAAAAGGTGGAGATGGATAcggaattaaaaaaactgttagGGGTCATAAAATCCACTAACAACAAAAAAGAAGACGACAGTATAGCCGAAAAAACACAACAAGAAGTAAAATGCGATCACTGTAAGCTAAAAGTGGAACAAGAAAGACAGAGAGAAGagcaagaaaaaattaaaagggcTCTAAACATGGGGGGAGGAAAAAAAACCTTCATGAGTATATGTAATAGCAAATGGGAGGAGAAAGCATATATAAAGACAAATTGGGAACAAGGGGGGTTACGAGAAACGGTCGAGAAGAAAACATGTCTGATAGTAACAAAAAAGGATGCGAAGGACAAGGGGGTAGAAAATATAATAAAGGACGTGGGAGAGGATCTGGCAGAAACACTAGAGGAAGTGAACGAGGGAGAAATCAAATTCCTTGAGAACTTTAGgaggaaagaaaataaaaaaacaatttggtACACGTTCGTCGCTGGAATAGAAAAAGAAAGTGGTGGCGATATATACGACCTAGCAGAAAAGGCTATAACTAAAATTAAGAAAGAGATGGATGAAACACCAAAGGTTGTACGGGTCGTAGTCGGTAACGACCTTAACAAGGAGATCATAAGGAAAGCCCTCGAATATGTGGGGCGGAGGGAAAGTATCTCATGGGAGATGATAGTAAGAGGGAAGGAACTCGAGGTAGAGAAGAAGTCAGAACAAGAAGAAGCCCTCCTTATAAAGATGGGGGGGAAAAATATAACGAAGTTCTTAGCGAAATGA